The Rhizobium sp. WSM4643 genome contains the following window.
TGGTTCAGTCGGCGTCGGCTTCAGCCGCCAAGGCTTTCACCAGCTCCACGACCTTGCGGCGAACCTTGGGATCGGAAATCTTGACGAAGGCGCGGTTGAGCTGCAGTCCTTCCGAGGAAGACAGGAAATCGACGACGTAATTCGAGCTGGAGGCTTCCATGCCGCCGCCGCCGGCAGAATGTTCGCCGGGCGCGTCCTCGAAGAAAAACGACACCGGAACATTGAGGATGTTCGAGATGTTCTGCAGACGGCTTGCGCCGACGCGGTTGGTGCCCTTTTCGTATTTCTGGATCTGCTGGAAGGTGATGCCAAGGCTTTCGCCAAGCTTTTCCTGGCTCATGCCCAGCATCGTACGACGGAGGCGAATACGGCTGCCAACATGGATGTCGATCGGATTCGGCTTCTTTTTGTTTTCAATCATGGTCGTGCCCTAGCTAAGAATTTCAACCTGTTTCTAACCGGCATGCCCCAGATCCATCCCAAAACGCCACGTTGCAAGAGGTGAGGAACCCACCTTCGAACATACGTTAAGAACGCCGATTGTCATCACTATGCAATTTTAGGGGTTTTTGGTCAATTCAACCCGGAAATAAAACCCCTGCGAGAAATTAGCGCAATCAGAATCAGCAACGCCTCGGTCAACCAGAAGTATGTTTGCTGGGGGTATGTCGTTCCGAGTCCCGCGCCGATGCTATCGAGCGTTGCATCGATGAAGCCGGTTTCCCCAAGATCGAGGCCCGCAATAATTTCCCCATGGGCGTTCACCAGCGCTGAAATGCCGCTATTGGCATCACGAATCAGCGGCATGCCGGTTTCAACAGCCCGTACTCGCGCCTGCTGGAAATGCTGGTAGGGGCCGGGCGTCGCGCCGAACCAGGCGTCATTGGTGATATTGAGGATCGCGTTGGCGTCTTTGATGTCGCCGGTCATTTCGTCGGGGAAAATGATCTCGTAGCAGATCAGCGGATAGAGATTGAGGCCGCCGGGCAGCGTCAGCAGGTGCCGGCTTGCCGCGGCCGAAAATCCTCCCGGTATTTCGACGACGTTCTGGATGCCGAATTCGGTGAGCACGTCCTCGAAGGGCAGGTATTCGCCGAAAGGCACCAGATGCATCTTGTCGGAGGCGCCGATGATCTGGCCGCGGCCGTCGATCACGTAGATGGAATTATAATAGCGCGTCGGAATGCCCGGTCCCATCTCCTCGGCGCGGACGGCGCCGGCGATCAGCACCTGGTTGTCATCGAGCGTATCGGCGATCCGCGTCAGCGCATCCTGGTTGTCGGTCAGGATGAAGGGGATCGAGGTTTCCGGCCAGACGATGATATCGGGTTTGCGTCCGCCATTTTTCGGTGCTTCAGCCGAAAGCTTCAGATGCGTCTCGAAGATCGCGGCGCGGTCGGCGTCGTTGTCCATCTTCGCCGCCTGGTCGATCGCCGGCTGCACCAACCGCACCACCGGCCGCTTGTCCTCCGGCAATGTGTCCGGCCGGGGCGCGAGATAGAGAGCATAAGCGCCATAACCGAGATGGGCGGCAAAGAGCAGGACGGCGAGCGCGATTCCCGGCCGCGCGCCTTGCCGCGTCCCGGCAAGGGCAGGCGCAGAAAAGACGAAGACGGCGAGGGCCGTCACCCCCGTCGCCCCGATCACATGCGCCGACTGCATCATCAGCGGAACCGGCATCATGCCGTAGCCGATGGCGTTCCAGGGAAAGCCGGTGAGGATCACGCTTCGAAGCCACTCCATCAGCCCGAAGCCTGCCGCAAGCGCGGCGATCCGCCCCATGCCATCAGACCAGACGATGCGGGCAAGGGCGGCCGCCAGCCCGTAGAAGATCGCAAGACAGGCCGGCAGGCCGAGGATTGCCAGCGGCAGCGCCCACGCGAATTCTTCCTGATCGACCAGCAGCGCATGGCCGAGCCACCAGAGGCCGGCGACGAAATAGCCGAAGCCGAACAGCCAGCCGGTGGTGAACGCCGGCCACAGCCTGCCGATCAGGCCGCTCTCAGGCGAAGCCGCCGCCCCGTCGATCAGCCAGACAAGCAGCGTGAAGGAAACGAACATTGCCGCGAAAAAGCCAAAGGGCGGCAGCGCCAGAACCGCGAATGCCCCGGCGGCGATGGTCAGCAGCGACCGTTTGAAACCCCAGACGAGGATAGCCCTGTCCGCAAGCCGCTCCATGCGCACTCCCATCAAACCGCGAATCAACCCATCCGCAGTCTTTCAAAAAAGCGGCTCTTTGTCCCGTTAGGTCCTGTTAGTTGGCGGTCGATTCCGCCGGCCGGTCTTCGCCGGCCTCGGAGCCGGGAGCGATGTCGCCATCCGTCTTGGCGCGGCGGCGAACCGCGTGGCGCTTGCGGGTAATGCGCAGCCGTTTGATGCGGCGCGGATCGGCGTCGAGGATGTGGAATTCGAAGCCCGGCAGTGCCTGGACGACTTCGCCGCGCACCGGAATGCGGCCGAGCGCCGAGAAGATCAGGCCGCCCAGCGTATCGACCTCGTCGACCTGCTCGCTGATGTCGAAATCCGGTCCGATCGCTGCGGCGATCTCTTCCAGTTCGACGCGGGCGTCGGCGATGAAGACGTCTTCGGCGACCCGCTTGAACATCACTTCGTCATCGTCATGTTCGTCGTCGATGTCGCCGACCACCATCTCGACGATGTCTTCATGCGAGGCAAGCCCGTCGGTGCCGCCATATTCGTCGATGACGAGCGCCATCTGCGTGCGGTTCACCTGCATCCGGCGCAACAGGTCGGACGCCAGCATCGACGGCGGCACGAACAGGATCTTGCGGATGATGCCGGCCTCGGCCAGCGTCTTTTGCAGGTCGACGCGGGCGAGATCGAAATTCTGCTTGGCCGAACGCGTGGTCTTCTGGATGTTTTCGGGCGCAACCTCGATCGCCGGCAAGACAGCGGCCGGTTTCGTCGGGCCGCGGCGTTTGTTGCGCGCCTGCTTGGCGATATAGGAGAGCAGATCGCGGATATGCACCATGCCGCGCGGATCGTCGAGCGTATCGGCATAGACAGGCATGCGCGAGCGGCCGGATTCCTCGAAGAGGATCATCAACTCGCCGATGGTGATGTTCTGGTCGACCGCCTCGATATCGGCGCGCGGCACCATCACGTCGGCGACGCGCACTTCGCGAAAGCGCAGGATGTTGTTGAGCATCGCCCGTTCGTCGGGCGAAAAGGCGTCGTCGCCGGCCGCATCGGTCATCAGCGCGTCGGCGAGATCCTCGCGCAGTCGCGAGCCCTGCTGCGGGCGAAGGATGCGCGCGGCGCGCGACCAGAAGGATTGGGATCGGCCGGATGGCCGACTACTACTGCCTGCCTCGTCCGAAGAGGAGGATGGCTCGGAGTCCTTGGCGTCTGCCGCCGGCTTCGTCGTAAAGTCGCTCATGGTTCCATTTTAAGGTCTTGACCCTCGTAAGGATCAGATAGGCCGAGCTGCGCCAAAATGCGAGTCTCCAGCCCCTCCATAATTTCGGCTTCGGTACTATTCATATGATCGTAGCCGAGAAGATGCAAGAAACCGTGCACCAGAAGATGGGTCAGGTGGTCGTCGAAGCTCTTTTCGAGCTCGGTCGCTTCCCGCTCCACCGTCTCCCGGGCGATGATGATGTCGCCGAGCATCGGACCGGGCATCTTGCCGGGCCGAACCGGAAAGGCGGGAAAGGAGAGCACGTTGGTCGCCTTGTCCTTGCCGCGCCATTCGGCGTTGATGTCCTGGATCGAGGCATCGTCGGTAAAGACAAGCGAAACCTCGGGCGGCATCGTCGGGAAGGGCTGCTTCTCGCTGTCGCGGAGATAGATTGCCGCGGCACTGAGCACGCGTTCGCAAAACGACTGCAGCGTTTCTTCGCCGGGCCAGCCGATGTCCTCGACGCTGATCTGGATATCGAGTTCGGCCATTAGTCCTGCCGGCTGACGTCTTCGGTTTCGACGGCATAGGTGGAATCATAGGCCCTGACGATGCGCCCGACCAGCGGATGGCGGACGACGTCGGTATCCTTGAAGCGCACGATCGAGATGCCCTCGACGCCGTTCAGAAGCTGCAAGGCCTCGACGAGGCCGGATTTGACGCCGCGTGGCAGGTCGATCTGGCTCGGGTCGCCGGTAACGATCATGCGCGCATTCTCGCCGAGACGCGTCAGGAACATCTTCATCTGCATAGATGTCGTGTTTTGCGCTTCGTCGAGGATGATGGCGGCGTTGGCGAGCGTGCGGCCGCGCATGAAGGCGAGCGGCGCGATTTCGATGACGCCGGCAGTGATCGCCCGGTCGACCTTGTCGGCGGGGATCATGTCGTAGAGTGCGTCATAGAGCGGGCGAAGATAGGGATCGACCTTTTCCTTCATGTCACCGGGCAGGAAGCCGAGGCGCTCGCCGGCCTCGACCGCCGGACGCGACAGGATGATCTTTTCGACCGCACCGCGCTCCAGCAACTGGGCGGCATGCGCGACGGCAAGATAGGTCTTGCCGGTGCCGGCCGGGCCAACGCCGAAGACGAGCTCGGCGCGTTCCAGCGCCCTGATATAGGCGTCCTGCGTCGGCGTGCGGGCGATGATCGTCTTCTTGCGTGTCGAAACCTGCGCCATCGTCAGCTTGGCCTTGCGTTCCATTGTGGGAAGGCTGAGCTGGTCGTCGGCGGCGACCGCCATGCGGATTGCTCCCTCGACGTCGGATCGTTCCACGCTGCCGCCTTTCTGAAGTTTTTCATAGAGATAGTCGAGCGTGCGCCGCGCCTGATTGGTGGTCACGACATCGCCTGTGATGACGACGGAATTGCCGCGCGCCCGCGCATCGATATTGAGCCGTTGCTCGAGTAGCTTGAGGTTCTGGTCGAATTGCCCGAACAGCTCGCTGGCGAACCGGTTGTTCTCGAACGTCAGGACGAAGTGATTGGTGTCGCTCGGCGTGCGGGGGTGGCGCGGTGAAGAAGAAACCAGTTCTTGTCCGTTCAAGCGGTCGGGCTCCTTAGGTTAAACCGCAGCCTCTGCGCGTTCGGCAAACAGGCTGTTTGTTCCGGTTCCGGTGATTCGCACTTTAATAATGTCACCGATTTGCGATGCTTTTGCATCAACATTCACTGATTGAAGCCAGGGAGAACGTCCGATTAGTTGTTCCGGCATGCGACCGGGCTTTTCGAGCAACAGGTCGATCTCCTTGCCGATGCAGGATTCGGCAAATTCCTGCTGCTGCTTCAGGAGAAGCATTTGCAGGCGTTCCAGCCGTTCTGCCTTGATTTTTTCCGGCACCTGGTCCTTCAGTTCCGCGCCGGGTGTGCCCGGCCGTGTCGAGTATTTGAACGAGAAGGCCTGTGCATAACGGACCTCCTCCACAAGCCTTAGTGTATCCTCAAAATCCTTATCTGTCTCCCCCGGAAAGCCGGTGATGAAATCGCCCGACAGGGCGATGTCAGGCCGCACCGTGCGGATGCGCTCGATCAACGCCAGATATTCGGCCGCCGTGTGACGCCGGTTCATTGCTTTCAGGATGCGGTCCGAGCCCGATTGCACCGGCAGATGCAGATAGGGCATCAGCGCCCGGAGGTCGCGATGAGCGTTGATCAGCCGGTCGTCCATGTCGCGCGGGTGGCTTGTGGTATAGCGCAGCCGCGCAAGGCCGGGGATTTCGGCCAGGCGATAAAGCAAGTCGCCGAGGCTCCATGCCTCGCCTTGGCTCCCGGCGCCGTGCCAGGCATTGACGTTCTGCCCGAGCAGGGTGATCTCGCGCACCCCGCTGTCGGCGAGCTTTTCGGCTTCCTCGACGATCTGGGAAACCGGCCGCGACACTTCCGAGCCGCGTGTATAGGGCACGACGCAGAAGGTGCAGAACTTGTCGCAGCCCTCCTGCACCGTCAGGAAGGCGGTGACGCCACGGGCGCGGATCTTTCGGCTCTCGGCGATCGGCAGATGCTCGAACTTGTCCTCAATCGCATATTCCGTATCGACGACGCGCTGGCCTTGTTTGGCCCGGCGCAGCGCCTCCGGCAGGCGGTGGTAGGTCTGCGGGCCGATGACGACGTCGACGGCGGGTGCGCGGCGCAAGATCTCCTCGCCTTCGGCCTGGGCGACACAGCCGGCAACGCCGATCATCATCTCCCGTCCGTCAGCCGCCTTCTTCTTTTTCATCTCGCGCAGCCGTCCGAGCGCCGAATAGACCTTCTCGGCTGCTTTTTCACGGATATGGCAGGTGTTGAGCAGAACGAGGTCCGCCTCTTCCATATCTTCCGTCGGCTCATAACCGTCGCGGGCGAGCGCATCGCTCATGCGCATGGAATCGTAGACGTTCATCTGGCAACCATAGGTCTTGATGAAGACCTTGCGGTTGTTGCTGCCATCGCGGGGTGTCGATTCCGGGGCCTGGAGAAGGGCGCTGTCCTGTGTCATGGCGCGCTATTTAGTGGTTTTTGCCGCCGGAGAAAATCGAAATCTTGTTTCAGGAGATTTCCCGCCCGCGCAGGCGGCTGTTCAGGAGGTTGCGGATGCGCAAGGCGATCGTCGCGCTCACTTCCTTGCGGCTGGTATCGGCGCGGTAATCCACCGCCTCGCCGAAGGAAACCTCGGCGTCGATGGCGCCGCAGCGAACGATGTCGATGAGATGCGGCAGCAGCTCGATATCACCCGGCCAGGCGGCGAGCGGCCGATGATAACGCCCCATGGCGATGCCGTGCACCCTGGTATAGGCAACCGCGACCGGCTGCACCACGACCGTCCCCGTCGGCGAATAAGGCACGGCCATCGCGGCGGCGCCGAACAGCGAGGACTTGACCTCCAGCACCCGGTTGCCGTCCGAGGTCGTGCCCTCGGGAAAGAGCACGACGATCTCACCGTCGGCCATGCGTCCGGCGATCTCGTTTGCCTGATGACCGGTCTTGCGCCGTTCCTCGCGCACCACGAAGACGCTCTTCTGCAGCTTGGCGAGCGTGCCGAAGATCGGCCAGTCGCGCACCTCGATCTTGGCGATGAAGACGACGTCGGCAACGGCCGACAGCACCATGATGTCAAGCCAGGAGGAATGGTTGGAACAGAGCATCAGCGGCCGGCGGTCTTCCAGCTTGCCGCTCACGCGGACGCGAATGCCGAGACAATAGCAGACGACACGGTGCCAGGCGCGCGGAAGCCGGCGGCGTAGCCGCCAGTCGAACCGCAGCGCCAGGATCTGCAGCGGCATGAGCATGAGGCTGACGGCAAGGATGACGACCGCGGCGAAGGCGATGCGCAGCCAGGCGATCAAATGCTGGTCTCCCGGGCTGCCATCGCTTCAGAGATCTTCTTTTTTCAGCGGAACGCCGTAGAGCTCCAGACGGTGGTCGACCAGCCGGAAGCCGTGCTCGCGGGCGATGCGCTCCTGCAGCGCCTCGATCTCCGGCGAGCGGAATTCGATGACCGTGCCGGTCTTCAGGTCGATGAGGTGGTCGTGATGCTCTTCCGGCACCGTTTCGTAGCGCGAGCGCCCGTCGCGGAAGTCATGCCGGGCGATAATGCCGGCATCCTCGAACAGTTTCACGGTGCGATAGACGGTCGAGATCGAGATCTTCGCATCGACCTTCACCGAGCGGCGGTAGAGTTCTTCGACGTCGGGATGGTCTTCCGACTCTTCCAGGATGCGCGCGATCACCCGGCGCTGCTCGGTCATGCGCATGCCGCGTTCGGTGCAAAGCTCCTCAAGGGTCTTGGCTACATCGGTCATCGCCCGCCTATAGAGATATTCATGTTTCGACAACGCCGCACGGCATTTGCGCCGGCCTGCAGGTCATCTCGCTGCCAGGGAACTACCGAAGAACGCGCTTCATGACAAGCGCCGTGGAGAGGGCGCCGTTTTCCTGTCTGTAGTAACCCTGGCGTTCGCCGACCTTTTCGAAGCCGAGCTTGCGGTAGAGGCCAAGTGCTGCCGTATTGCCGTTGTCGACCTCGAGAAACATGCTCTCGCCGCCGCGCGCGCGTGCTTCCCGCATCGCCGCCTGCATCAGCCGCCAGCCCAGTCCGGCGCGAGCGACCTTCGCCTGCACGGCAATCGTCAGGATCTCCGCCTCGCCGGCAACATGGCGGGCGAGGATGAACCCCGGAAGCGGCTTTTTCAGGATGGCATTGGTCTGGCGCGCAACGAAGCCGAACACGGTGTCCTGCATCAGCAGGCCGTGAAATTCACCGTCGCCCCAGGGGCGGGCAAACCGCTCGCCGTGCAGGAGGGCGACATCGCGGCAATCCTCACGCTCCATGGCGATGATCTCGAATTCCGGTTTCAGCGTCAGATAGGATTCCAGCATCGTCATACTCGTCGCGTAATCGCATACCCGGCCTGCGGCTTGGCATCGGGTCCGCGCAGATAGAGGGGTTTCGGCTTTCCGGCATCGGGGGAGGCGGCAGCGCCCAGGCGCGCCACCACAGAGATCGGGAACCTGTTGGTGTGATCGCCGAGGGCGTCGGCCTTGAGGAGGGGCGTCGCCGAACCGGTGATCTCGCCGTCGAAGCCGGCGGCAAAAGCCTGCGCTTCAGCAATGCTGACCGCCCTTGGCGCGTCGAGGGACGAACCGTCGGCTGCGAAGGACTGGAGGTAGATTTCGTCCCGCTTGGCATCCATCGCCGCCAGCACGGCGCGATGAGGCGTCTTGTCGCGCTGGGCTGATGCCATGACTTCGAGCGTGGTGATGCCGACGGCGGGAACATTGAGGGAGAGCGCAAAACCGCGGGCTGCGGCAACGCCGACGCGGATGCCGGTAAAGGAGCCGGGACCGATGGTGACGGCAAGGCGGTCGATATGAGAAAGCGCCAGTCCCGCCTGGTTCAGCGCGCGATCGACGATACCAATCAGATGTTCAGCATGCCCCTTGCCGATCATGTCCGATGCCTCCCCCAGCACCGTATCCCTGCCGCTGTCATAGACGGCGGCAGCGCAGTCCACACCCGCCGTGTCGAGCGCCAGAATGATCATGCCATCAATTTCCGAATAAACCAGTGTCGCCTATCGATAAATCCGTTCGGCCGAACCTGAGATGAACGGCGGGACGAATTCAAGATTTTTAAGCGGCAATCACTTCCTGCACTTCCGGAACGAAATGGCGCAGCAGGTTCTGCACGCCGTGCTTCAGCGTTGCCGTCGAAGACGGGCAGCCGGCGCAGGAGCCCTTCATGTTCAGGTAGACCTTGCCGTCCTTGAAGCCGCGGAAGGTGATGTCGCCGCCGTCCTGGGCAACGGCCGGGCGCACGCGGGTCTCCAGAAGCTCCTTGATGGTCAGCACGATCGATTCATCGCCTTCGTCGAAGAATTCGTCGCCGGCATCGGCGTCTTCGGAAAGGATGGAGGCATCGCCCATGACCGGCTTGCCGGACATGAAGTGCTCCATGATCGAGCCTAAGATAGCCGGCTTAAGATGCTGCCAGTCGGCATTGTCCTTGGAGACGGAAATGAAATCATAGCCGAAATAGACGCCGGTGACGCCTGATATTTCGAACAGGCGGGCAGCGAGCGGAGAGGCTTGAGCCTCCTCGGTGCTGCGGAACTCGGCCGTGCCGTTTTCCATCACCACCTTGCCCGGCAGGAACTTCTGCGTGGCGGGGTTCGGCGTGGCTTCGGTCTGAATGAACATCTGGTTCTCCATGCGGCCGGCCCAGGGCCTCGGCCGTCTTTAGAATTCTTCAAAAGAAGATAAGCCGATTGACGGCTCTAATCAAGAGACTTGTACTCAAGAAATGCGGGGACGGTACGATTTCAGGCCCGGTCGGCCTGAAACTAGAATCCTGTTCTAATGTAAAGAGTTAGAGCATGATGTCGTCCGAAACCGCTCGCATGTTTCGTTAGCAGAGGGCGTCGATTTCCTCGTTGGTCAGCGTATCCGGCAGCACGGTGACCGGGATCGGAAACGCCGCCGCGCGGCCGGCGACCGAGGAGACCAGCGGCCCTGGACCTTCCTTTGCCGAACCCGCAGCCAGAACCAGGATCGCCACATCGCGGTCTTCCTCGATCACGGCATTGATCTGTTCGGCAGCACCGCCCTCGCGGATGACGACCTCAGGCTCGATGCCGATCGTCTCGCGCACGATCTGGGCGATCTTGGCAACCACCGCCTCGGCCTCTTCGCGCGCTTCGGCCCGCATGATCTCTTCGACGCCGAGCCATTGCTGGAAATCTCCATCGGGGATCACGTAGAGCAGCACCAGCCCGCCATTGGAATTCTTCGCGCGCCGGCCGGCATAATGAACGGCGCGTTGGCATTCCGGTGTGCCGTCGATTACCGCCATGAATTTGCGGCGGTGACCTTCGAGCCGTGAGAGTCGCTTCGATACCATGGCGCGGACTCTGACACCCGAAGCGGAAAATTTGCAAGTCCAGTTTTTCCGCTTCCCCCCGCGACAGGGAGAAGGGGGATCACTCTCAATAGAGGAAGCCGATGACGTCGCGCACCTGGCGCATCGTCACCTCGGCGCGCGCTCTTGCGCGCTCGCCACCCTTGCGCAGGATCGCGTCGATATGGCTGGTATCGTCCATCAGCCGGCGCATCTCGCCGGTGATCGGCGCGAGTACGTTGATCGCCAGGTCGACCAGCGCCGGCTTGAAGACGGAGAATTGCTGGCCGCCGAATTCGGCAAGCACGTCCGCCTTCGACTTGTCGGCGAGTGCGGCATAGATCGCCACCAGATTGTCGGCTTCCGGACGGCCCTGCAGCCCGTCGATCTCGCTCGGCAAGCCGTCCGGATCGGTCTTGGCTTTGCGGATCTTCTTCGAGATCGCGTCCTCGTCGTCCATCAGGTTGATGCGCGAGAGGTCGGAAGGGTCCGACTTCGACATTTTCTTGGTGCCGTCGCGCAGCGACATGACACGCGGCGCCGGTCCGCCGATCAGCGGCTCGACCATCGGGAAATAGGCATGCACCGGCTCGTTGCCGACGGTGATATCGACGCCGTATCCGGTCCTGCTGATATGCTCGGCATAGTCGAGGTTGAACTTCATCGCGATGTCGCGGGCAAGCTCCAGATGCTGCTTCTGGTCCTCACCAACAGGCACATGGGTGGCGCGATAGACGAGAATGTCGGCAGCCATCAGACTTGGATAGGCGTAAAGGCCGAGCGAGGCCTGTTCACGGTCCTTGCCGGCCTTGTCCTTGAACTGCGTCATCCGGTTCATCCAGCCCATGCGGGCGACGCAGTTGAAGATCCAGGCGAGTTCGGCATGCTGCGGCACGGCCGACTGATTGAAGACGATATGCTTTTCCGGATCGATGCCGGCGGCGATGAAGGCAGCCGCGATCGAGCGCGTCTGGCTCGGCATGTCCTCGTGCACGAGTTGGGCGGTGAGCGCATGCATGTCGACGACGCAATAGATGCAGTCGTTGCCTTCCTGCAGCGCCACGAACCGGCGGATCGCGCCGAGATAATTGCCGAGATGCAGATTGCCGGTCGGCTGTACGCCGGAGAATACGAGTTTCTTGAATTCGTTCATGTCGTCCTCAATAGGCTGGTGGAGGGCCCACGCTGTCATGGTTTAAATTGCTGCAGAATGCAGCAGGGCTTTTCGCCCATATTGCTAACGCCGCGGCTTATGCACGGGCAACCGGTCGCAATCAAGGGGGTCAGGCGGCAGTGTGCTGGATCAGATCGAAAGTGTTGCCGTAGGGATCCGCAAAGACGGCCACCGTGCCGTAAACCTCGTGACGCGGCTCTTCCAGAAAGCGTATGCCGGCCGCCAGCATGGCGGCATGGTCGCGGGCGAAATCGTCGGTCTTCAGAAAGAAGCCGACACGCCCGCCGGTCTGATTGCCGATGGCCGCGCGCTGCGTCTCGTCTGCCGCCTGCGCCAGCAGAAAAGCGGCGCCGTCCCCACCCCTTGGCTTCACCACCACCCAGCGCTTGCCCTCCGGCTGCGGCCCGTCCTGAAGGCAGTCGAAACCGAGGCCGTCGCAATAGAAGGCCTTGGCGCGGTCGTAGTCGTCGACGACGAGAGTGACGAGGAAAAGAGATTGGATCATCATGTGTTGCCTCGCGTTTGAGATGTTTATTCCAGTTTTGAGCGGCGATATCCCGGTTTTTAAGCCGAATTGATCAACCGTTTTACTCATAATGGAGTATAAAATTTCACAAAAAAGCTTTTTTTGAACTGAGAATCCGCCGCTTGGCACCGGCGCCGATGGGTTGCTGCGATAGCCGATCGGAGGGACCATGCAGAACGCAACTTTGCTCGCCATGGCAGGCCTTTTCGCCCTACAATCAGCAACCGGTGCCGTCGGTCAAGACATGAAAAGGCATGCCGTTCATCTTCCAAAACATCAGGCACGCCTCGCCTACACGGTCCAGACTGTCAGCGTTCGTGCCGGCTGCTTTCCCGAGCGCCTGCGAACGGTCCTGTCGTATATTGCTGCGAAGACCGGCCGCCGCCCGGTGATAACCTCGGGCCACAGGCCGCATCCCCGCCGCCACGGGTCCCTGCACGGGACATGTCTGGCGGCCGATTTCAGGATGCCCGGCCTGTCGGAACGCACCATCATATCAGCCGCAAGAAGCGCGCCGGGCATAGGCGGCATCGGCAGCTATTGCAACGGCATCATCCATGTCGACGTCGGACCGAAGCGACGATGGGTGGATTGCTAGAGGATCCATCCGGCCGCCTCTTCCCGTTCCGGTTTATCCTATCCATTGCAGCCATCATGATATCGGCCAATTGAACGGGCGAGGCTCGCAGTGCGGGCCAAGGCAATGGGGAGGCGTCGACACGCACCGAAACTCCCCTCACCAACAAAATCTAAGACTTAGCCTTCGGCTAAGATCTTGATTTTGTATCCTCTCCCACAGGGGGAGAGGTATTTCGAGGCGAGCGCCGGCGTTTCCCCTCTCCCCTTGTGGGAGAGGAAGCAATTTCAACATCTTAGCTTCAGCTAAGTGTTAGAAATTGCAGGTGAGGGGGGGCATACCCTATCGTCGAGCGCGATGCAGGGAGGGACGCGATGCGCCACATACCGCCGCCGATCAATCGAAGCCGTGCCAAGGCGATGCGGAAGGATTCGACGCGCGCGGAAAATATGTTGTGGCAGGTCATTCGAGATCGGAAACTCGAAGGTTTCAAGTTCAGACGACAGGTGCCTCTGGGGCGCTACATTCTCGACTTTGTTTGCTTCGAAGCTAAGATCATTATCGAAGTCGACGGCTCGCAGCATGCGGAGAACGCAGCCGACACAGTTCGCGACGATCATTTCAAGGCCGAAGGCTTCCGTATCCTTCGCTTTTGGAACGATGAAGTCGAAAACAGCCTCGATTTCGTCTGCGCTTCCATCCTGCCGCTACTTCGAAATCGAGGC
Protein-coding sequences here:
- a CDS encoding helix-turn-helix domain-containing protein; protein product: MIENKKKPNPIDIHVGSRIRLRRTMLGMSQEKLGESLGITFQQIQKYEKGTNRVGASRLQNISNILNVPVSFFFEDAPGEHSAGGGGMEASSSNYVVDFLSSSEGLQLNRAFVKISDPKVRRKVVELVKALAAEADAD
- the lnt gene encoding apolipoprotein N-acyltransferase, encoding MERLADRAILVWGFKRSLLTIAAGAFAVLALPPFGFFAAMFVSFTLLVWLIDGAAASPESGLIGRLWPAFTTGWLFGFGYFVAGLWWLGHALLVDQEEFAWALPLAILGLPACLAIFYGLAAALARIVWSDGMGRIAALAAGFGLMEWLRSVILTGFPWNAIGYGMMPVPLMMQSAHVIGATGVTALAVFVFSAPALAGTRQGARPGIALAVLLFAAHLGYGAYALYLAPRPDTLPEDKRPVVRLVQPAIDQAAKMDNDADRAAIFETHLKLSAEAPKNGGRKPDIIVWPETSIPFILTDNQDALTRIADTLDDNQVLIAGAVRAEEMGPGIPTRYYNSIYVIDGRGQIIGASDKMHLVPFGEYLPFEDVLTEFGIQNVVEIPGGFSAAASRHLLTLPGGLNLYPLICYEIIFPDEMTGDIKDANAILNITNDAWFGATPGPYQHFQQARVRAVETGMPLIRDANSGISALVNAHGEIIAGLDLGETGFIDATLDSIGAGLGTTYPQQTYFWLTEALLILIALISRRGFISGLN
- a CDS encoding hemolysin family protein, with the protein product MSDFTTKPAADAKDSEPSSSSDEAGSSSRPSGRSQSFWSRAARILRPQQGSRLREDLADALMTDAAGDDAFSPDERAMLNNILRFREVRVADVMVPRADIEAVDQNITIGELMILFEESGRSRMPVYADTLDDPRGMVHIRDLLSYIAKQARNKRRGPTKPAAVLPAIEVAPENIQKTTRSAKQNFDLARVDLQKTLAEAGIIRKILFVPPSMLASDLLRRMQVNRTQMALVIDEYGGTDGLASHEDIVEMVVGDIDDEHDDDEVMFKRVAEDVFIADARVELEEIAAAIGPDFDISEQVDEVDTLGGLIFSALGRIPVRGEVVQALPGFEFHILDADPRRIKRLRITRKRHAVRRRAKTDGDIAPGSEAGEDRPAESTAN
- the ybeY gene encoding rRNA maturation RNase YbeY, producing the protein MAELDIQISVEDIGWPGEETLQSFCERVLSAAAIYLRDSEKQPFPTMPPEVSLVFTDDASIQDINAEWRGKDKATNVLSFPAFPVRPGKMPGPMLGDIIIARETVEREATELEKSFDDHLTHLLVHGFLHLLGYDHMNSTEAEIMEGLETRILAQLGLSDPYEGQDLKMEP
- a CDS encoding PhoH family protein, which encodes MNGQELVSSSPRHPRTPSDTNHFVLTFENNRFASELFGQFDQNLKLLEQRLNIDARARGNSVVITGDVVTTNQARRTLDYLYEKLQKGGSVERSDVEGAIRMAVAADDQLSLPTMERKAKLTMAQVSTRKKTIIARTPTQDAYIRALERAELVFGVGPAGTGKTYLAVAHAAQLLERGAVEKIILSRPAVEAGERLGFLPGDMKEKVDPYLRPLYDALYDMIPADKVDRAITAGVIEIAPLAFMRGRTLANAAIILDEAQNTTSMQMKMFLTRLGENARMIVTGDPSQIDLPRGVKSGLVEALQLLNGVEGISIVRFKDTDVVRHPLVGRIVRAYDSTYAVETEDVSRQD
- the miaB gene encoding tRNA (N6-isopentenyl adenosine(37)-C2)-methylthiotransferase MiaB: MTQDSALLQAPESTPRDGSNNRKVFIKTYGCQMNVYDSMRMSDALARDGYEPTEDMEEADLVLLNTCHIREKAAEKVYSALGRLREMKKKKAADGREMMIGVAGCVAQAEGEEILRRAPAVDVVIGPQTYHRLPEALRRAKQGQRVVDTEYAIEDKFEHLPIAESRKIRARGVTAFLTVQEGCDKFCTFCVVPYTRGSEVSRPVSQIVEEAEKLADSGVREITLLGQNVNAWHGAGSQGEAWSLGDLLYRLAEIPGLARLRYTTSHPRDMDDRLINAHRDLRALMPYLHLPVQSGSDRILKAMNRRHTAAEYLALIERIRTVRPDIALSGDFITGFPGETDKDFEDTLRLVEEVRYAQAFSFKYSTRPGTPGAELKDQVPEKIKAERLERLQMLLLKQQQEFAESCIGKEIDLLLEKPGRMPEQLIGRSPWLQSVNVDAKASQIGDIIKVRITGTGTNSLFAERAEAAV
- a CDS encoding lysophospholipid acyltransferase family protein, with protein sequence MIAWLRIAFAAVVILAVSLMLMPLQILALRFDWRLRRRLPRAWHRVVCYCLGIRVRVSGKLEDRRPLMLCSNHSSWLDIMVLSAVADVVFIAKIEVRDWPIFGTLAKLQKSVFVVREERRKTGHQANEIAGRMADGEIVVLFPEGTTSDGNRVLEVKSSLFGAAAMAVPYSPTGTVVVQPVAVAYTRVHGIAMGRYHRPLAAWPGDIELLPHLIDIVRCGAIDAEVSFGEAVDYRADTSRKEVSATIALRIRNLLNSRLRGREIS